A region from the Phaenicophaeus curvirostris isolate KB17595 chromosome 3, BPBGC_Pcur_1.0, whole genome shotgun sequence genome encodes:
- the LOC138719451 gene encoding feather keratin-like isoform X1, whose protein sequence is MACNDLCRPCAPAPLANSCNEPCVRQCQDSSVVIQPPTVQVTLPGPILTSFPQSTAVGSSASAAVGSELSYQGVPISNGAFGYGYGLGFGYGYGYGLGGLGCYGGRGLGWFGGRRGCYTC, encoded by the exons atggcctgcaacgacctctgccgcccctgcgcacccgccccactggccaacagctgcaacgagccctgtgtcaggcagtgccaggactcctccgTCGTCATCCAGCCTCCCACCGTGCAggtcaccctgccaggacccatcctcacctccttcccccagagcaccGCCGTCGGATCCTCCGCATCGGCTGCCGTGGGCAGTGAActcagctaccagggagtgCCCATCTCCAACGGGGCCTTCGGCTACGGCTACGGCTTGGG CTTCGGCTACGGCTACGGCTACGGCTTGGGAGGCCTGGGCTGCTATGGTGGCAGAGGTCTGGGCTGGTtcggtggcaggagaggctgctacACCTGCTAA
- the LOC138718715 gene encoding feather keratin-like — MACNDLCRPCAPAPLANSCNEPCVRQCQDSSVVIQPPTVLVTLPGPILTSFPQSTAVGSSASAAVGSELSYQGVPVSNGAFGYGYGYGLGGLGCYGGRGLGWFGGRRGCYTC, encoded by the coding sequence atggcctgcaacgacctctgccgcccctgcgcacccgccccgctggccaacagctgcaacgagccctgcgtcaggcagtgccaggactcctccgTCGTCATCCAGCCTCCCACCGTGCTggtcaccctgccaggacccatcctcacctccttcccccagagcaccGCCGTCGGATCCTCCGCATCGGCTGCCGTGGGCAGTGAActcagctaccagggagtgCCTGTCTCCAACGGGGCCTTCGGCTATGGCTACGGCTACGGCTTGGGAGGCCTGGGCTGCTATGGTGGCAGAGGTCTGGGCTGGTtcggtggcaggagaggctgctacACCTGCTGA
- the LOC138719451 gene encoding feather keratin-like isoform X3, translating into MACNDLCRPCAPAPLANSCNEPCVRQCQDSSVVIQPPTVQVTLPGPILTSFPQSTAVGSSASAAVGSELSYQGVPISNGAFGYGYGLGGLGCYGGRGLGWFGGRSGCYPC; encoded by the coding sequence atggcctgcaacgacctctgccgcccctgcgcacccgccccactggccaacagctgcaacgagccctgtgtcaggcagtgccaggactcctccgTCGTCATCCAGCCTCCCACCGTGCAggtcaccctgccaggacccatcctcacctccttcccccagagcaccGCCGTCGGATCCTCCGCATCGGCTGCCGTGGGCAGTGAActcagctaccagggagtgCCCATCTCCAACGGGGCCTTCGGCTACGGCTACGGCTTGGGAGGCCTGGGCTGCTATGGTGGCAGAGGTCTTGGCTGGTTCGGTGGCAGGAGCGGCTGCTACCCATGCTAA
- the LOC138719450 gene encoding KRAB domain-containing protein 1-like isoform X1 — protein sequence MAGPFEEVAIYLCREEWAELTGWQRRLYREVMLDTYEMVASLGWVTIKPDIICKLERGQTPCVPDPPGALQRHRSPVPGVSQASVGRSRSSRRHLVWEDLQRQGQPDRTPTHPHWRAPLCLH from the exons ATGGCGGGGCCGTTCGAGGAGGTGGCCATCTACTTGTGCCGCGAGGAGTGGGCAGAGCTGACGGGCTGGCAGCGGCGGCTCTACCGGGAGGTGATGCTGGACACCTACGAGATGGTCGCCTCGCTGG GCTGGGTCACCATCAAGCCAGATATCATCTGCAAGCTGGAGCGAGGGCAGACGCCATGTGTGCCAGACCCCCCTGGGGCGCTGCAGAGGCACCGGAGCCCTGTGCCAGGCGTGTCCCAGGCGTCCGTGGGAAGGAGCAG GTCCAGCAGGAGGCACTTGGTGTGGGAAGATCTTCAGAGGCAAGGCCAACCTGACCGAACACCAACGCATCCACACTGGCGAGCGCCCCTTTGCCTGCACTGA
- the LOC138719450 gene encoding zinc finger protein 707-like isoform X2, which translates to MAGPFEEVAIYLCREEWAELTGWQRRLYREVMLDTYEMVASLGWPPVKPDIICKLERGETPCVPDHPRAQCRQQNPGPGASPGSVGRSRSSRRHLVWEDLQRQGQPDRTPTHPHWRAPLCLH; encoded by the exons ATGGCGGGGCCGTTCGAGGAGGTGGCCATCTACTTGTGCCGCGAGGAGTGGGCAGAGCTGACGGGCTGGCAGCGGCGGCTCTACCGGGAGGTGATGCTGGACACCTACGAGATGGTCGCCTCGCTGG GCTGGCCCCCTGTCAAGCCAGATATCATCTGCAAGCTGGAGCGAGGAGAGACGCCGTGCGTACCAGACCACCCCAGGGCacagtgcaggcagcagaacCCTGGGCCAGGTGCGTCCCCAGGATCCGTGGGAAGGAGCAGGTCCAGCAGGAGGCACTTGGTGTGGGAAGATCTTCAGAGGCAAGGCCAACCTGACCGAACACCAACGCATCCACACTGGCGAGCGCCCCTTTGCCTGCACTGA
- the LOC138719462 gene encoding feather keratin-like, with protein sequence MACNDLCRPCAPAPLANSCNEPCIRQCQDSSVVIQPPTVLVTLPGPILTSFPQSTAVGSSASAAVGSELSYQGVPVSNGAFGYGYGLGGLGCYGGRRGCYPC encoded by the coding sequence atggcctgcaacgacctctgccgcccctgcgcacccgccccgctggccaacagctgcaacgagccctgcatcaggcagtgccaggactcctctGTCGTCATCCAGCCTCCCACCGTGCTggtcaccctgccaggacccatcctcacctccttcccccagagcaccGCCGTCGGATCCTCCGCATCggctgccgtgggcagcgaactcagctaccagggagtgCCCGTCTCCAACGGGGCCTTCGGCTATGGCTACGGCTTGGGAGGCCTGGGCTGCTATGGTGGCAGA
- the LOC138719456 gene encoding feather keratin-like, with product MACNDLCRPCAPAPLANSCNEPCVRQCQDSSVVIQPPTVLVTLPGPILTSFPQSTAVGSSASAAVGSELSYQGVPVSNGAFGYGYGLGGLGCYGGRGLGWFGGRRGCYPC from the coding sequence atggcctgcaacgacctctgccgcccctgcgcacccgccccgctggccaacagctgcaacgagccctgcgtcaggcagtgccaggactcctccgTCGTCATCCAGCCTCCCACCGTGCTggtcaccctgccaggacccatcctcacctccttcccccagagcaccGCCGTCGGATCCTCTGCATCGGCTGCCGTGGGCAGTGAActcagctaccagggagtgcccgtctccaacggggccttcggctacggctacggcttgggaggcctgggctgctatggtggcagaggtctgggctggttcggtggcaggagaggctgctacCCTTGCTAA
- the LOC138719451 gene encoding feather keratin-like isoform X2, whose protein sequence is MACNDLCRPCAPAPLANSCNEPCVRQCQVSSVVIQPPTVQVTLPGPILTSFPQSTAVGSSASAAVGSELSYQGVPVSNGAFGYGYGYGLGGLGCYGGRGLGWFGGRRGCYTC, encoded by the coding sequence atggcctgcaacgacctctgccgcccctgcgcacccgccccgctggccaacagctgcaacgagccctgCGTCAGGCAGTGCCAGGTCTCCTCGGTCGTCATCCAGCCTCCCACCGTGCAggtcaccctgccaggacccatcctcacctccttcccccagagcaccGCCGTCGGGTCCTCCGCATCGGCTGCCGTGGGCAGTGAActcagctaccagggagtgCCCGTCTCCAATGGGGCCTTCGGCTACGGCTACGGCTACGGCTTGGGAGGCCTGGGCTGCTATGGTGGCAGAGGTCTGGGCTGGTtcggtggcaggagaggctgctacACCTGCTAA